Proteins from a genomic interval of Pseudomonas versuta:
- a CDS encoding hydroxymethylglutaryl-CoA lyase gives MTLPTHVRLIEVGPRDGLQNESLPISVADKVHLVNALTEAGLGYIEVGSFVSPKWVPQMAGSAEVFARIQRKPGVVYGALTPNLRGFEDAVAAGVKEVAVFAAASQAFSQRNINCSISESLERFIPIIDAARQHGISVRGYVSCVLGCPYEGQVAPQQVAAVAQELYAMGCYEVSLGDTIGTGTPTATRAMFEAVTAHVPREKLAGHFHDTYGQALVNIYASLQEGIAVFDSSVAGLGGCPYAKGASGNVATEDVLYMLNGMGIDTGVDMDKLLLAGEHICKVLGRVTGSRVAKARQG, from the coding sequence ATGACGCTTCCTACCCATGTGCGCCTGATTGAAGTCGGCCCGCGCGACGGTCTGCAAAATGAATCCCTGCCCATCAGCGTGGCGGACAAGGTGCATCTGGTTAACGCCCTGACCGAGGCCGGGCTTGGCTACATAGAAGTCGGCAGTTTTGTGTCGCCCAAGTGGGTGCCGCAAATGGCCGGTTCTGCCGAAGTCTTTGCCCGGATCCAGCGCAAGCCCGGTGTGGTCTATGGCGCTCTGACGCCCAACCTGCGCGGATTTGAAGACGCCGTGGCGGCGGGGGTAAAAGAAGTCGCCGTATTTGCCGCTGCCTCGCAAGCGTTCTCGCAACGCAACATCAATTGTTCGATCAGCGAGAGCCTGGAGCGGTTTATCCCCATCATCGACGCCGCCCGCCAGCACGGCATCAGTGTGCGCGGCTACGTTTCCTGCGTGCTCGGTTGCCCCTATGAAGGCCAGGTCGCGCCGCAACAGGTCGCAGCAGTGGCACAAGAGCTCTATGCCATGGGCTGTTACGAGGTTTCTCTGGGCGACACCATCGGCACCGGCACTCCGACGGCAACACGGGCAATGTTTGAAGCGGTAACGGCCCATGTGCCGCGAGAGAAGCTCGCCGGGCATTTCCATGACACCTATGGCCAGGCGCTGGTCAATATCTACGCCAGCCTGCAAGAGGGTATTGCGGTGTTTGACAGCTCTGTCGCAGGGCTGGGCGGCTGCCCGTATGCCAAGGGAGCAAGCGGTAACGTGGCCACCGAAGACGTGTTGTACATGCTCAACGGCATGGGCATCGATACCGGCGTCGACATGGACAAACTGTTACTGGCCGGCGAGCACATCTGCAAAGTGCTGGGCCGTGTTACCGGGTCGCGGGTCGCGAAAGCGCGCCAGGGCTAA
- a CDS encoding MerR family transcriptional regulator: MSSQTYSISDLARELDITTRAIRFYEEQGLLAPERRGQERVYSARDKVSLKLILRGKRIGFSLAECRELIELYDPTSGNQKQLNSMLAKIAERREQLEQQLLDIQHMQLELDTAEERCVHALEQTIKNQTAS, encoded by the coding sequence ATGAGCAGCCAGACGTACAGTATTTCCGACCTTGCCCGCGAGCTCGACATCACCACCCGGGCCATCCGCTTTTATGAAGAACAGGGCTTGCTCGCTCCCGAACGACGCGGCCAGGAACGCGTGTATTCAGCACGGGACAAGGTCAGCCTGAAATTGATTTTGCGCGGCAAGCGCATCGGTTTTTCACTGGCCGAATGCCGCGAGCTGATTGAGCTTTACGACCCCACCAGCGGCAATCAAAAACAATTGAACAGCATGCTGGCCAAAATCGCCGAGCGCCGTGAGCAGCTGGAGCAGCAATTGCTGGACATTCAACATATGCAGCTCGAACTCGACACTGCTGAAGAACGCTGCGTCCACGCCCTTGAACAAACCATAAAGAACCAGACAGCCTCCTGA
- a CDS encoding acyl-CoA dehydrogenase has product MDFAYSPKVQALRERVTAFMDAHVYPAEAIFDRQVAEGDRWQPTAVMEELKLKAKAEGLWNLFLPESDLGAGLTNLEYAPLAEIMGRSMLGPEPFNCSAPDTGNMEVLVRYASEQQKQQWLEPLLRGEIRSAFAMTEPDVASSDATNMDARAVRDGDEWVINGRKWWTSGACDPRCKILIFMGLSNPGNPRHQQHSMILVPVDTPGVKIVRPLPVFGYDDAPHGHAEVLFDNVRVPYENVLLGEGRGFEIAQGRLGPGRIHHCMRSIGMAERALELMCKRSLSRTAFGKPLARLGGNIDKIADSRMEIDMARLLTLKAAYMMDTAGNKIAKSEIAQIKVIAPNVALRVIDRAIQIHGGAGVSGDFPLAYMYAMQRTLRLADGPDEVHRAAVGKFELDKYADLQA; this is encoded by the coding sequence ATGGATTTCGCTTATTCCCCGAAAGTTCAGGCACTGCGCGAGCGCGTGACTGCGTTTATGGACGCTCATGTGTACCCGGCCGAGGCGATTTTCGACCGGCAAGTGGCTGAAGGTGATCGCTGGCAGCCAACTGCGGTCATGGAAGAGTTGAAACTCAAGGCCAAGGCCGAAGGGCTGTGGAACCTGTTTTTGCCTGAATCGGACCTGGGCGCGGGGCTGACGAATCTGGAGTACGCGCCGCTGGCTGAAATCATGGGCCGTTCGATGCTCGGGCCGGAGCCGTTCAACTGCTCGGCGCCGGATACCGGCAATATGGAAGTACTGGTGCGCTACGCCAGCGAGCAGCAAAAGCAGCAATGGCTTGAGCCGCTGCTGCGTGGTGAGATTCGTTCAGCGTTTGCCATGACCGAGCCCGATGTTGCTTCGTCCGATGCGACCAATATGGACGCCCGGGCTGTTCGCGACGGCGACGAGTGGGTGATCAACGGCCGCAAATGGTGGACCTCGGGTGCCTGTGACCCGCGTTGCAAAATCCTGATCTTCATGGGCTTGAGCAATCCCGGGAACCCGCGCCATCAGCAGCATTCGATGATCCTGGTGCCCGTCGACACGCCGGGGGTGAAAATCGTACGGCCATTGCCGGTATTCGGATACGACGATGCGCCCCACGGGCATGCCGAAGTGTTGTTCGATAACGTGCGGGTGCCCTACGAAAACGTGTTGCTGGGCGAAGGGCGCGGTTTTGAGATTGCCCAAGGCCGTCTTGGCCCGGGGCGCATTCACCATTGCATGCGCTCAATCGGCATGGCCGAGCGGGCACTGGAATTGATGTGCAAACGCTCACTGTCGCGCACGGCCTTTGGTAAACCGCTGGCGCGGCTGGGTGGCAATATCGACAAAATTGCCGACTCGCGAATGGAGATCGATATGGCCCGGCTGCTGACACTGAAGGCCGCGTACATGATGGACACGGCGGGTAATAAAATCGCAAAAAGCGAAATTGCTCAGATCAAGGTCATTGCCCCCAACGTGGCACTGAGGGTGATTGACCGGGCCATTCAGATCCATGGCGGCGCAGGGGTTTCGGGAGACTTCCCGTTGGCCTACATGTATGCAATGCAACGTACCCTGCGCCTGGCTGACGGGCCGGATGAAGTGCATCGGGCCGCTGTGGGCAAGTTTGAGCTGGATAAGTACGCTGATCTGCAGGCGTAA
- a CDS encoding LysR family transcriptional regulator, with the protein MNLNKVDLNLFIVFDAIYTEANLTRAGQIIGITQPAVSNALARLRESFNDPLFVRTAQGMVPTPMAQNIISPVRSALALLRVSVQESRTFNPLQASKTFRMSMTDLTEAVILPPLFQRLRRQAPAVVIESFLSHRRETTSDLAAGRLDFAVDAPLNTDPQVRHVKLMEDRYVCAMRQGHPLAGKPVISLDEYLALTHIHISTRRNGLGEVDLALGKMGLQRKITLRSQHYLMASNVLQQTDMVMTVPERFARRHALHFVKLPLNELPNVETHLYWHESTEQDPANRWMREQLIEVCQQQVIQENKAGAASLLDVNVKQPVA; encoded by the coding sequence ATGAATCTGAACAAGGTTGACCTGAATCTGTTTATCGTCTTCGACGCCATCTACACCGAGGCCAATCTGACTCGCGCCGGACAGATCATCGGTATCACTCAGCCGGCGGTATCCAACGCCCTGGCTCGCCTGCGCGAGAGCTTTAACGACCCGTTGTTCGTGCGCACGGCCCAGGGCATGGTGCCTACGCCAATGGCGCAGAACATTATCAGCCCGGTGCGCAGTGCCCTGGCCCTGTTACGTGTGTCGGTCCAGGAAAGCCGCACCTTCAACCCCCTGCAAGCCAGCAAAACCTTCCGGATGAGCATGACCGACCTGACCGAGGCAGTGATTTTGCCCCCGCTGTTTCAACGCTTGCGGCGTCAGGCACCTGCTGTGGTGATTGAGAGTTTTCTTTCGCACCGACGTGAGACCACCAGCGACCTGGCTGCCGGACGCCTGGATTTCGCCGTGGATGCGCCGCTCAATACCGACCCGCAAGTACGCCACGTCAAGTTAATGGAAGACCGTTACGTCTGTGCCATGCGTCAGGGCCATCCATTGGCTGGCAAGCCCGTGATCAGCCTCGATGAGTATCTGGCGTTGACCCATATTCATATTTCGACCCGCCGCAATGGCCTGGGAGAAGTTGACCTGGCGCTGGGCAAAATGGGCCTGCAGCGCAAGATCACCCTGCGCTCGCAGCATTACCTGATGGCCTCCAATGTGTTGCAACAAACCGACATGGTCATGACCGTGCCCGAACGTTTTGCCCGACGCCATGCCCTGCATTTTGTGAAGTTGCCCCTCAACGAACTGCCCAACGTGGAGACCCATTTGTACTGGCATGAAAGCACTGAGCAAGACCCGGCCAATCGCTGGATGCGCGAGCAACTGATTGAGGTGTGCCAACAGCAGGTCATCCAGGAAAATAAAGCCGGGGCCGCCAGCTTGCTTGACGTAAACGTCAAGCAACCAGTAGCTTAA
- a CDS encoding substrate-binding domain-containing protein, with the protein MLRFMSLTLLWAITSLAIAADLRIQGSNTIGANLGPALVQAMLAQQGLHDIHSVPASPPNEHSIVGTDASGQQVRVDVAAHGSGTGFAALKAGKADLIASSRPIKDRELVELEALGDLKSPDAEQIIAIDGLAIILHPDNPLNQLNTEQLAQIFSGQISTWEALGGIAGPIHLYARDEQSGTWEIFKELVLSRSGNPLSHNAQRFESSEQLSDAVSNDPQGIGFIGLPYIRAAKPVAIVDGLSQPMLPLNSLIASEDYPLSRRLYFYLPPAIHNPWARALISFTQSAQGQAIVAQNGFVAQSVQATSVTPGAHMPRDYQTLTTQAQRLSVNFRFEEGSASLDNKARQDLLRVADYLKANGKLDRQVTLVGFGDAKDDPERAQLLSKLRAMAVRRELVKSAVVLREIRGYGAQMPVAANTEDEGRIKNRRVEVWVY; encoded by the coding sequence ATGCTGCGCTTTATGTCGCTAACCCTGCTCTGGGCGATCACCAGCCTGGCCATTGCCGCGGACTTGCGGATTCAGGGTTCAAATACCATTGGCGCCAATCTTGGGCCGGCGCTGGTACAGGCCATGCTGGCACAGCAAGGTTTGCACGACATTCACAGCGTCCCGGCATCCCCTCCCAACGAGCACAGCATTGTCGGCACCGACGCGTCGGGCCAGCAAGTGCGGGTGGATGTGGCAGCCCACGGTTCCGGCACCGGGTTTGCCGCACTCAAGGCCGGGAAGGCGGATCTGATAGCGTCCTCACGGCCGATCAAGGACCGTGAACTGGTTGAACTCGAAGCCCTGGGCGACCTGAAGAGCCCGGATGCCGAGCAAATCATCGCCATCGACGGACTGGCAATTATCCTTCACCCGGACAATCCGCTTAATCAATTGAATACCGAGCAACTGGCACAGATATTCAGCGGCCAGATTTCCACATGGGAGGCTCTGGGCGGTATTGCCGGCCCGATTCATTTATATGCCCGTGATGAGCAGTCCGGCACCTGGGAGATTTTTAAAGAGTTGGTGCTCAGCCGTAGCGGGAACCCTCTAAGCCATAACGCACAGCGTTTCGAGTCCAGTGAACAGTTGTCGGATGCAGTCAGCAATGACCCTCAGGGCATCGGTTTTATCGGTTTGCCTTACATCCGCGCAGCCAAACCCGTGGCTATCGTCGACGGGCTGTCACAACCGATGTTGCCGCTCAACAGTTTGATTGCCAGCGAAGATTACCCGCTGTCACGGCGCCTGTACTTCTACCTGCCCCCGGCCATCCATAATCCATGGGCCCGGGCACTGATTAGCTTCACCCAAAGTGCACAGGGTCAGGCCATCGTGGCGCAAAACGGTTTTGTCGCGCAAAGCGTCCAGGCCACTAGCGTGACCCCCGGCGCGCATATGCCCCGGGACTACCAGACGTTGACCACACAGGCGCAGCGTTTGTCAGTCAATTTCCGCTTTGAGGAAGGCAGCGCCTCGCTGGACAACAAGGCGCGTCAGGATTTGCTGCGGGTGGCCGACTATTTAAAGGCCAACGGCAAGCTCGACAGACAAGTGACACTGGTGGGTTTTGGCGATGCCAAGGACGACCCCGAACGCGCACAACTGCTGTCGAAACTGCGAGCCATGGCAGTACGCCGCGAGCTGGTCAAAAGCGCTGTAGTGCTGCGCGAGATCCGGGGTTACGGCGCGCAGATGCCAGTGGCGGCCAACACCGAAGATGAAGGCCGTATCAAGAATCGCCGGGTTGAAGTCTGGGTGTATTGA
- a CDS encoding carboxyl transferase domain-containing protein, which translates to MSILHTTVNPRSADFLTNRDAMLTQVDALHTLLNQVQQGGGAKAQERHTSRGKLLPRERIDRLLDSGSAFLELSQLAAYGVYGEDVPAAGIIAGIGRVEGVECMIVANDATVKGGSYYPLTVKKHLRAQTIAEQNRLPCIYLVDSGGANLPRQDEVFPDREHFGRIFFNQANMSAAGIPQIAVVMGSCTAGGAYVPAMADEAIMVRQQATIFLAGPPLVKAATGEVVSAEDLGGADVHCKISGVADHYAESDEHALALARRSVANLNWRKLGQVQQRAPLAPLYSTEELYGIVPADPKQPFDVREVIARLVDGSVFDEFKALFGTTLVCGFAHLHGYPVAILANNGILFAESAQKGAHFIELACQRGIPLIFLQNITGFMVGQKYEAGGIAKHGAKLVTAVACARVPKFTVIIGGSFGAGNYGMCGRAYDPRFLWMWPNARIGVMGAEQAAGVLVQVKREQAERNGLVFSSAEEAGIKQPILDQYEHQGHPYYSSARLWDDGVIDPAQTRDVLALGLSAALNAPIEATRFGVLRM; encoded by the coding sequence ATGTCCATCCTGCATACGACAGTCAACCCGCGTTCGGCCGACTTCCTGACCAATCGCGACGCCATGCTCACCCAGGTTGATGCCCTGCATACCCTGCTCAACCAGGTACAACAAGGTGGCGGCGCCAAGGCCCAGGAACGCCACACATCACGTGGCAAGTTACTGCCCCGCGAGCGTATCGATCGCTTGCTGGACAGCGGCTCTGCGTTTCTCGAGCTCAGTCAGCTGGCCGCTTATGGTGTTTACGGCGAAGACGTTCCCGCGGCCGGAATAATCGCCGGCATTGGCCGGGTCGAAGGTGTGGAATGCATGATTGTGGCCAACGATGCCACGGTCAAAGGTGGGTCGTATTACCCGTTAACGGTTAAAAAACACTTGCGCGCGCAGACCATTGCCGAGCAGAACCGCCTGCCATGTATCTACCTGGTGGACTCGGGCGGGGCCAATCTGCCGCGCCAGGATGAGGTGTTCCCCGACCGTGAGCACTTCGGCCGGATCTTCTTCAATCAGGCCAACATGAGCGCCGCAGGCATCCCGCAAATCGCCGTGGTGATGGGCTCCTGCACGGCGGGTGGTGCGTATGTACCGGCCATGGCTGACGAAGCCATCATGGTGCGCCAGCAAGCGACGATTTTCCTCGCCGGCCCGCCACTGGTAAAAGCCGCGACCGGCGAAGTAGTCAGTGCTGAAGACCTGGGAGGCGCCGATGTGCACTGCAAAATTTCGGGAGTGGCCGACCATTACGCCGAAAGTGATGAGCACGCCTTGGCTCTGGCACGGCGCAGCGTAGCCAATCTCAATTGGCGCAAGCTCGGCCAGGTGCAGCAACGTGCACCGCTGGCACCGCTGTACAGCACTGAAGAACTGTATGGCATCGTCCCTGCCGACCCCAAGCAGCCCTTTGATGTACGTGAAGTGATCGCGCGGCTGGTGGACGGTTCGGTATTCGATGAGTTCAAGGCCCTGTTCGGCACTACGCTGGTGTGCGGCTTTGCGCATTTGCATGGTTACCCGGTCGCGATCCTGGCCAACAACGGCATTCTGTTTGCCGAATCGGCACAAAAAGGCGCGCACTTCATTGAACTGGCATGCCAGCGCGGCATTCCGTTGATCTTTCTGCAAAACATCACCGGCTTTATGGTCGGGCAAAAATACGAAGCCGGCGGCATCGCCAAACACGGGGCCAAGCTGGTGACCGCAGTAGCCTGCGCCAGGGTCCCCAAATTCACAGTGATCATCGGCGGCAGCTTTGGCGCCGGTAACTACGGCATGTGCGGCCGTGCTTATGACCCGCGCTTTCTGTGGATGTGGCCTAACGCGCGAATCGGCGTGATGGGCGCCGAACAGGCCGCAGGCGTTCTGGTGCAAGTCAAGCGCGAGCAGGCCGAACGCAATGGCCTGGTTTTTTCCAGCGCGGAAGAAGCCGGTATCAAACAGCCGATCCTTGACCAGTACGAACATCAAGGCCACCCCTACTACTCCAGCGCCCGGTTGTGGGATGACGGCGTAATCGATCCGGCGCAAACCCGTGACGTCTTGGCCCTGGGTCTGTCGGCCGCGTTGAACGCACCCATCGAAGCCACGCGCTTTGGTGTGTTGCGCATGTAA
- a CDS encoding gamma-carboxygeranoyl-CoA hydratase: MIDFNTLELHNDPRGFATLWLSREQKNNAFNAEMIRELILALDAVQGDPNLRFLVLRGRGKHFSAGADLAWMQQSAELDYHTNLDDARHLAELMYNLAKLKIPTMAVVQGAAYGGALGLISACDMAIGANDAQFCLSEVRIGLAPAVISPFVVQAIGERAARRYALTAERFSGERARELGLLSESYPVAELEQQIELWIDNLLLNSPQAMRSCKDLLREVSHGAPTPAIRRYCENAIARIRVSPEGQEGLRAFLQKRAPSWQADTSTQESRP; the protein is encoded by the coding sequence ATGATCGATTTCAACACCCTGGAACTGCACAACGACCCCCGGGGGTTTGCCACCCTGTGGTTGAGTCGCGAGCAAAAGAACAACGCCTTCAATGCCGAGATGATCCGCGAACTGATCTTGGCGCTGGACGCCGTGCAAGGCGATCCAAATCTGCGTTTTCTGGTGCTGCGTGGACGTGGAAAACATTTCAGCGCCGGCGCCGACCTGGCGTGGATGCAACAGTCAGCCGAGCTCGACTATCACACCAACCTTGATGACGCCCGACACCTGGCAGAGCTGATGTACAACCTGGCCAAGCTGAAAATCCCGACCATGGCGGTGGTGCAAGGCGCGGCCTATGGCGGTGCGCTGGGGCTGATCAGTGCCTGTGATATGGCCATCGGGGCCAATGATGCTCAGTTCTGCCTGTCCGAAGTCCGGATTGGCCTGGCGCCAGCCGTGATCAGTCCATTCGTGGTGCAAGCCATCGGCGAGCGCGCCGCACGCCGTTATGCCCTGACTGCGGAGCGCTTCAGCGGTGAGCGCGCCCGTGAATTGGGGCTGCTCAGTGAAAGCTACCCCGTGGCCGAGCTGGAACAGCAAATCGAGCTGTGGATCGACAACTTGCTGCTCAATAGCCCGCAGGCCATGCGTTCGTGCAAGGACTTGCTGCGTGAAGTCAGCCATGGCGCACCCACCCCGGCCATTCGCCGCTACTGCGAGAATGCCATTGCCCGGATTCGGGTCAGCCCCGAAGGGCAGGAAGGCTTGCGCGCGTTTCTGCAAAAGCGTGCGCCAAGCTGGCAGGCCGACACCTCTACTCAGGAGTCACGCCCATGA
- a CDS encoding AMP-binding protein produces MKPHSAPSYSQGAQDKPLLTMTIGQAFDHTAARYCDSDALVVCHQQQRYTWGQLAQAVDLCARGLLALGLQAGDRLGVWAPNCVEWFLCQFASAKIGVVLVNINPAYRASELEYVLKQSACQWLVCAGAFKTSNYHAMLQELIAPLADSSAGQLVSEHFPELRGVISLDAQPPAGFLPWSQLSTLGAGVTVDQLYNRQAGVRPDQPVNIQYTSGTTGFPKGATLSHHNILNNGYMVGESLGLTANDRLVIPVPLYHCFGMVMGNLGCVTHGTTMIYPSEAFDPGLTLQAVAQERATALYGVPTMFIAMLDHPKRAEFDLSSLRTGIMAGATCPIEVMRRVISEMHMGEVQIAYGMTETSPVSMQTGPADDLELRVTTVGRTQPQLENKLIDTDGNVVGRGEIGELCTRGYSVMLGYWNNPQATRESIDSEGWMHTGDLAQMDEQGYVRIVGRNKDMIIRGGENIYPRELEEFFFTHPAVADVQIVGIPDARYGEEIVAWIKFHPGHTANELELQTWCKSRIAHFKTPRYFKFVDVFPMTVTGKIQKFKMREISIQELGTP; encoded by the coding sequence ATGAAGCCACATTCTGCCCCCAGTTACAGTCAGGGCGCTCAGGACAAACCGCTGCTGACGATGACCATCGGTCAGGCTTTCGATCACACCGCCGCACGCTATTGCGATAGCGACGCGCTGGTGGTGTGCCATCAACAGCAGCGTTACACCTGGGGGCAACTGGCTCAGGCGGTTGACCTGTGTGCCAGAGGGCTGCTGGCATTGGGTTTGCAGGCGGGAGACCGGCTGGGAGTATGGGCACCCAACTGTGTCGAATGGTTCTTGTGCCAGTTTGCCAGCGCAAAAATCGGGGTGGTCCTGGTTAACATCAACCCCGCATACCGGGCCTCTGAACTGGAATATGTACTTAAACAGTCGGCGTGTCAGTGGCTGGTCTGTGCCGGTGCATTCAAGACTTCCAACTATCACGCCATGCTCCAGGAGCTGATTGCGCCGCTGGCCGATTCGTCGGCGGGGCAGTTGGTGAGTGAGCATTTTCCCGAACTACGCGGCGTCATCAGCCTTGATGCTCAGCCCCCTGCCGGCTTTTTGCCGTGGTCGCAACTGAGCACGCTGGGCGCCGGGGTTACTGTCGACCAACTGTATAACCGTCAAGCCGGTGTGCGCCCCGATCAACCGGTGAACATTCAGTACACCTCGGGTACTACGGGGTTTCCAAAGGGGGCGACCCTCAGCCATCACAACATCCTCAACAATGGCTATATGGTAGGCGAAAGCCTGGGGCTGACGGCCAACGACCGGTTGGTGATTCCGGTACCGCTGTACCACTGTTTTGGCATGGTGATGGGCAATCTGGGATGCGTGACCCATGGCACCACCATGATTTATCCCAGTGAAGCCTTTGATCCCGGTTTGACCCTGCAAGCGGTTGCCCAAGAGCGGGCAACGGCGCTGTACGGTGTGCCCACCATGTTCATCGCCATGCTCGACCACCCGAAGCGTGCTGAATTTGACCTCTCGAGCTTGCGCACGGGGATCATGGCCGGAGCCACCTGCCCGATTGAGGTGATGCGCCGGGTCATCAGCGAGATGCACATGGGGGAGGTACAAATTGCCTACGGCATGACTGAAACCAGCCCGGTATCGATGCAGACCGGCCCTGCAGATGACCTCGAATTACGCGTTACCACCGTAGGACGAACTCAGCCACAACTGGAGAACAAGCTGATCGACACTGACGGCAACGTTGTTGGGCGGGGTGAGATCGGTGAGTTGTGTACCCGGGGATACAGCGTGATGCTGGGGTACTGGAACAACCCGCAAGCGACCCGCGAGTCAATCGACAGCGAAGGCTGGATGCATACCGGGGACCTGGCACAAATGGATGAGCAGGGGTATGTGCGCATCGTCGGGCGCAACAAGGACATGATTATTCGTGGCGGCGAAAACATATATCCGCGGGAGCTGGAAGAGTTCTTTTTCACCCACCCGGCGGTGGCAGATGTGCAGATTGTGGGTATCCCCGACGCCCGATACGGCGAGGAGATCGTTGCCTGGATCAAGTTTCATCCGGGTCATACGGCCAACGAGCTGGAACTGCAAACCTGGTGCAAGTCGCGTATCGCACACTTCAAGACGCCGCGTTACTTCAAGTTTGTGGATGTGTTTCCGATGACGGTGACCGGCAAGATCCAGAAATTCAAAATGCGTGAAATCAGCATTCAGGAACTTGGCACACCGTAA
- a CDS encoding isovaleryl-CoA dehydrogenase, whose protein sequence is MSYPTLNFALGETIDMLRDQVQAFVAAELTPRAAQIDKDNLFPADMWRKFGDMGLLGITVAEEYGGTGLSYLAHVVAMEEISRGSASVALSYGAHSNLCVNQINRNGTHAQKLKYLPKLISGEHVGALAMSEPNAGSDVVSMKLRADKRGDHFVLNGSKTWITNGPDANTYVIYAKTDIEKNAHGISAFIVERDWKGFSRGKHFDKLGMRGSNTGELFFDDVQVPEENLLGPLNAGVKVLMSGLDYERVVLSGGPTGIMQACMDLVVPYIHDRKQFGQSIGEFQLIQGKVADMYTQLNASRAYLYAVAAACERGETTRKDAAGVILYSAERATQMALDAIQILGGNGYINEFPAGRLLRDAKLYEIGAGTSEIRRMLIGRELFNETR, encoded by the coding sequence ATGAGCTACCCGACTTTGAACTTCGCCCTTGGCGAAACCATCGACATGCTGCGCGATCAGGTGCAAGCCTTCGTTGCCGCCGAACTGACCCCACGGGCGGCGCAAATCGACAAAGACAACCTGTTCCCGGCGGACATGTGGCGAAAGTTCGGGGACATGGGTCTGCTGGGTATCACTGTTGCAGAAGAATACGGCGGCACCGGGCTCAGCTATCTGGCCCACGTGGTTGCGATGGAAGAAATCAGCCGGGGCTCGGCCTCCGTCGCCCTCTCCTACGGCGCTCACTCAAACCTGTGCGTCAACCAGATCAACCGCAACGGCACCCACGCACAGAAGCTTAAATACCTGCCCAAACTGATCAGTGGCGAACACGTCGGCGCATTGGCCATGAGTGAGCCGAACGCGGGCTCCGATGTGGTTTCCATGAAGCTGCGGGCCGACAAGCGCGGCGACCACTTTGTGCTCAATGGCAGTAAAACCTGGATCACCAATGGCCCGGATGCCAATACCTACGTGATCTACGCCAAAACCGACATCGAGAAAAATGCCCATGGCATCAGTGCATTTATCGTCGAGCGCGACTGGAAAGGCTTCAGCCGTGGCAAGCACTTCGACAAGCTCGGCATGCGCGGCTCGAACACCGGCGAACTGTTTTTCGATGACGTTCAAGTCCCTGAAGAAAACCTGCTGGGCCCTCTGAACGCCGGCGTTAAAGTCCTGATGAGCGGACTGGACTACGAACGCGTGGTGCTTTCGGGCGGCCCCACCGGGATCATGCAAGCGTGCATGGATCTGGTGGTGCCTTATATCCACGACCGCAAACAGTTCGGCCAGAGCATCGGCGAGTTTCAGCTGATCCAGGGCAAGGTCGCGGACATGTACACCCAACTCAATGCCAGCCGCGCTTATTTGTACGCTGTTGCAGCCGCTTGCGAGCGTGGAGAAACCACACGCAAGGACGCAGCCGGAGTGATTTTGTACAGCGCTGAACGCGCCACCCAGATGGCCCTCGATGCGATCCAGATTCTGGGCGGTAACGGCTATATCAATGAATTCCCTGCCGGACGTCTGTTGCGTGATGCCAAGCTGTATGAAATCGGCGCAGGCACCAGCGAAATCCGCCGCATGCTGATTGGCCGCGAACTGTTTAACGAAACTCGCTAA